A section of the Mangifera indica cultivar Alphonso chromosome 12, CATAS_Mindica_2.1, whole genome shotgun sequence genome encodes:
- the LOC123193464 gene encoding cullin-associated NEDD8-dissociated protein 1-like isoform X2: protein MANLQMTGILEKITGKDKDYRYMATSDLLNELNKEGFKADADLEVKLSNVVVQQLDDVAGDVSGLAVKCLASLVKKISEPWVVEMTEKLCYKLLNGKDQHRDIASIALKTIISEVTTPSLAQSIHASLTPELTRAITAPDKSTEIKCECLDILCDVLHKFGSLMASDHEVLLTALLTQLSSNQASVRKKTVSCIASLASSLSDDLLAKATVDVVHNLRCKGSKPDMIRTKIQMIGALSRAVGYRFGPHLGDTVPVLIDYCTSASENDEELREYSLQALESFLLRCPRDIASYCDEILHLTLEYLSYDPNFTDNMEEDTEDETHEEEEDDANEYTDDEDVSWKVRRAAAKCLAALIVSRPEILSKLYEEACPKLIDRFKEREENVKMDVFNTFIELLRQTGNVTKGQIDTDELNPRWLLKQEVPKIVKSINRQLREKSIKTKVGAFSVLRELVVVLPDCLADHIGSLIPGIEKALNDKSSTSNLKIEALVFTRLVLSSHSPSVFHPYIKALSSPVISAVGERYYKVTAEALRVCGELVRVVRPSIEGFGFDFTPYVHPIYNVIMSCLTNQDQDQEVKECAITCMGLVISTFGDNLAAELPSCLPVLVDRMGNEITRLTAVKALAVIAASQLHIDLSCVLEHVLTELTAFLRKANRALRQATLGTLNSLIVAYGDKIGGSAYEVIIVELSTLISDSDLHMTALALELCCTLMADKRSIPNVGLAVRNKVLPQALALIKSPLLQGQALVALQSFFAALVYSANTSFDVLLESLLSSAKPSLQSGGVAKQALYSIAQCIAVLCLAAGDHKCSTTVKMLTDILKDDSSTNSAKQHLALLCLGEIGRRKDLSSHAHIETIIIESFQSPFEEIKSAASYALGNIAVGNLSKFLPFILDQIDNQQKKQYLLLHSLKEVIVRQSVDKAEFQESSVETILKLLFNHCESDEEGVRNVVAECLGKIALIEPAKLVPALKVRTASPAAFNRATVVIAVKYSIVERPEKIDEIIHPEISSFLMLIKDQDRHVRRAAVLALSTFAHNKPNLIKGLLQELLPLLYDQTIVKKDLIRTVDLGPFKHTVDDGLELRKAAFECVDTLLDSCLDQVNPSSFIVPYLKSGLEDHYDVKMPCHLILSKLADKCPSAVLAVLDSLVDPLQKTIIFKPKQDAVKQEVDRNEDMIRSALRAIASLNRISGGDCSLKFKSLMSEISKSPVLWDKYYSIRNE from the exons ATGGCAAATTTACAGATGACTGGAATTCTTGAAAAG ATTACTGGTAAAGATAAAGATTACAGATACATGGCAACATCCGATTTGCTGAATGAATTAAACAAAGAGGGTTTTAAGGCTGATGCTGATCTTGAGGTTAAGCTCTCAAATGTTGTGGTTCAACAACTTGATGATGTTGCTGGCGATGTTTCTGGATTGGCTGTCAAATG CCTTGCTTCATTGGTTAAAAAGATCAGTGAGCCATGGGTTGTTGAGATGACTGAGAAGTTATGCTATAAGTTGCTGAATGGGAAAGATCAACATCGTGACATTGCGAGCATAGCTTTGAAGACAATTATTTCTGAAGTCACTACTCCATCTCTTGCACAATCTATTCATGCTTCACTAACTCCAGAGTTGACAAGAGCAATAACTGCCCCG GACAAAAGCACAGAGATAAAATGTGAATGTCTTGATATATTATGTGATGTCCTGCATAAATTTGGAAGCCTAATGGCTAGTGATCATGAGGTGCTATTAACTGCACTTTTGACTCAATTGAGTTCCAATCAAGCCAGTGTAAGAAAGAAGACTGTTTCATGCATTG CATCTCTTGCATCAAGCTTGTCAGATGATCTGTTGGCAAAGGCAACAGTTGACGTTGTTCACAATTTAAGATGTAAGGGCTCAAAACCTGATATGATTCGTACAAAGATTCAAATGATTGGGGCCTTAAG TCGTGCTGTTGGATATCGCTTTGGACCTCATCTTGGAGACACCGTGCCAGTGCTGATTGACTATTGCACAAGTGCGTCAGAGAACGATGAAGAGCTTCGTGAATACAGTTTGCAG GCACTAGAAAGTTTTCTTCTCAGATGTCCAAGAGATATTGCTTCCTATTGTGATGAAATTCTTCATCTTACTTTGGAATATCTAAGTTATGACCCAAACTTTACTGATAATATGGAGGAAGACACTGAAGATGAGACTCacgaggaggaagaagatga TGCAAACGAATACACAGATGATGAAGATGTCAGCTGGAAAGTTCGAAGAGCAGCAGCTAAATGTTTGGCAGCTCTTATTGTATCTCGTCCTgagattttatcaaagttatATGAGGAG GCGTGCCCTAAACTGATTGATAGATTtaaagaaagggaagaaaatgTCAAG ATGGATGTATTCAATACATTTATTGAGTTGCTGCGTCAAACTGGTAATGTTACAAAAGGGCAAATTGACACAGATGAATTGAA CCCAAGATGGTTATTGAAGCAAGAAGTTCCAAAGATTGTTAAATCAATAAATAGACAACTACGAGAGAAATCTATCAAAACAAAG GTTGGTGCATTTTCTGTTTTGAGGGAACTTGTGGTTGTCTTGCCAGACTGCCTTGCAGATCACATTGGATCACTGATTCCAGGAATTGAAAAGGCATTAAAT GACAAATCATCtacttcaaatttgaaaattgaagctCTTGTTTTCACACGATTGGTTTTGTCTTCACATTCACCTTCTGTTTTCCACCCCTACATCAAG GCTCTTTCTAGCCCAGTTATATCTGCTGTTGGTGAGCGGTACTACAAAGTAACTGCGGAGGCATTAAGAGTTTGTGGGGAGCTTGTCCGTGTTGTCCGCCCTAGTATTGAG GGCTTTGGTTTTGATTTCACACCTTACGTTCATCCTATTTATAATGTCATTATGTCATGCTTGACAAACCAAGATCAAGATCAG GAGGTTAAGGAGTGTGCTATTACTTGCATGGGACTTGTCATTTCAACATTTGGTGATAACCTTGCAGCAGAATTACCTTCATGCCTGCCTGTTCTTGTTGACCGGATGGGAAATGAGATAACTAGGCTTACAGCTGTAAAG GCACTTGCTGTCATTGCTGCTTCACAACTGCACATAGATCTCTCATGTGTTTTGGAACATGTACTCACAGAGTTGACGGCATTCCTGCGAAAG GCTAATCGAGCACTAAGGCAGGCAACATTGGGGACACTGAATTCACTAATTGTAGCTTATGGTGACAAAATTGGTGGATCTGCTTATGAAGTTATTATTGTTGAACTTTCAACATTGATAAG TGATTCAGACTTACATATGACTGCTCTTGCCTTGGAGCTCTGCTGCACTTTAATGGCTGACAAGAGGTCAATCCCAAATGTTGGTTTAGCTGTTAGGAATAAAGTTCTTCCGCAGGCTCTGGCATTAATTAAAAGCCCTTTGCTGCAGGGTCAAGCACTTGTG GCTCTGCAAAGCTTTTTTGCAGCCTTAGTCTATTCTGCAAATACAAGTTTTGATGTTTTGTTGGAATCTCTTCTTTCAAGTGCTAAACCATCTCTACAGTCTGGTGGGGTTGCTAAACAGGCTCTTTACTCTATAGCCCAGTGTATAGCTGTACTCTGCCTGGCTGCTGGTGATCACAAATGCTCAACAACAGTGAAAATGCTCACTGACATTCTTAAAGATGATAGCAGCACAAATTCA GCTAAGCAGCACCTTGCATTGCTATGTCTGGGTGAGATTGGGAGGAGGAAAGATCTGAGCTCACATGCACACATAGAAACTATTATCATAGAATCCTTTCAATCTCCTTTTGAAGAGATCAAGTCTGCTGCGTCTTATGCTCTTGGGAACATCGCTGTTGGtaatttatccaaatttttacCATTTATCTTGGACCAGATTGATAATCAACAGAAGAAACAATATCTCCTGCTACATTCTCTGAAGGAG GTTATAGTGAGGCAATCTGTAGATAAAGCAGAATTTCAGGAGTCTAGTGTTGAGACaatacttaaattattatttaaccattGTGAAAGTGATGAAGAAGGTGTCCGTAATGTGGTAGCCGAGTGCTTGGGTAAAATTGCACTTATTGAGCCAGCAAAACTTGTCCCGGCATTAAAG GTGAGAACCGCTAGCCCAGCAGCATTCAATAGGGCGACTGTTGTCATTGCGGTAAAGTATTCTATAGTGGAGCGGCCAGAGAAGATTGATGAGATTATACACCCTGAAATCTCATCATTCCTTATGCTTATAAAGGATCAAGACAGG CATGTCAGGCGTGCAGCTGTGTTGGCTTTGAGTACATTTGCTCACAATAAGCCAAATCTCATTAAGGGTCTTCTTCAAGAACTGCTGCCACTTCTTTACGATCAAACAATTGTTAAG AAAGATCTTATTAGAACGGTCGATCTTGGTCCTTTCAAGCATACTGTTGATGATGGACTTGAGTTGAGGAAAGCTGCCTTTGAATGTGTAGATACATTGCTTGACAGTTGTCTTGATCAAGTGAACCCTTCATCTTTCATTGTACCTTATCTAAAGTCTGGTCTTGAAG ATCATTATGATGTTAAAATGCCTTGTCATCTTATTCTTTCTAAGCTTGCAGATAAGTGTCCATCTGCTGTATTAGCAG TGTTGGACTCATTGGTGGACCCTCTCCAAAAGACTATCATCTTTAAGCCAAAGCAAGATGCTGTCAAGCAAGAAGTAGATCGTAATGAAGACATGATTCGCAGTGCCCTTCGAGCAATCGCATCCTTGAATCGAATAAG TGGAGGAGATTGCAGCCTTAAATTCAAGAGTCTTATGAGCGAAATTTCGAAATCTCCTGTGCTATGGGACAAATATTACTCCATCCGAAACGAGTGA
- the LOC123193464 gene encoding cullin-associated NEDD8-dissociated protein 1-like isoform X1: MANLQMTGILEKITGKDKDYRYMATSDLLNELNKEGFKADADLEVKLSNVVVQQLDDVAGDVSGLAVKCLASLVKKISEPWVVEMTEKLCYKLLNGKDQHRDIASIALKTIISEVTTPSLAQSIHASLTPELTRAITAPDKSTEIKCECLDILCDVLHKFGSLMASDHEVLLTALLTQLSSNQASVRKKTVSCIASLASSLSDDLLAKATVDVVHNLRCKGSKPDMIRTKIQMIGALSRAVGYRFGPHLGDTVPVLIDYCTSASENDEELREYSLQALESFLLRCPRDIASYCDEILHLTLEYLSYDPNFTDNMEEDTEDETHEEEEDDDSANEYTDDEDVSWKVRRAAAKCLAALIVSRPEILSKLYEEACPKLIDRFKEREENVKMDVFNTFIELLRQTGNVTKGQIDTDELNPRWLLKQEVPKIVKSINRQLREKSIKTKVGAFSVLRELVVVLPDCLADHIGSLIPGIEKALNDKSSTSNLKIEALVFTRLVLSSHSPSVFHPYIKALSSPVISAVGERYYKVTAEALRVCGELVRVVRPSIEGFGFDFTPYVHPIYNVIMSCLTNQDQDQEVKECAITCMGLVISTFGDNLAAELPSCLPVLVDRMGNEITRLTAVKALAVIAASQLHIDLSCVLEHVLTELTAFLRKANRALRQATLGTLNSLIVAYGDKIGGSAYEVIIVELSTLISDSDLHMTALALELCCTLMADKRSIPNVGLAVRNKVLPQALALIKSPLLQGQALVALQSFFAALVYSANTSFDVLLESLLSSAKPSLQSGGVAKQALYSIAQCIAVLCLAAGDHKCSTTVKMLTDILKDDSSTNSAKQHLALLCLGEIGRRKDLSSHAHIETIIIESFQSPFEEIKSAASYALGNIAVGNLSKFLPFILDQIDNQQKKQYLLLHSLKEVIVRQSVDKAEFQESSVETILKLLFNHCESDEEGVRNVVAECLGKIALIEPAKLVPALKVRTASPAAFNRATVVIAVKYSIVERPEKIDEIIHPEISSFLMLIKDQDRHVRRAAVLALSTFAHNKPNLIKGLLQELLPLLYDQTIVKKDLIRTVDLGPFKHTVDDGLELRKAAFECVDTLLDSCLDQVNPSSFIVPYLKSGLEDHYDVKMPCHLILSKLADKCPSAVLAVLDSLVDPLQKTIIFKPKQDAVKQEVDRNEDMIRSALRAIASLNRISGGDCSLKFKSLMSEISKSPVLWDKYYSIRNE, encoded by the exons ATGGCAAATTTACAGATGACTGGAATTCTTGAAAAG ATTACTGGTAAAGATAAAGATTACAGATACATGGCAACATCCGATTTGCTGAATGAATTAAACAAAGAGGGTTTTAAGGCTGATGCTGATCTTGAGGTTAAGCTCTCAAATGTTGTGGTTCAACAACTTGATGATGTTGCTGGCGATGTTTCTGGATTGGCTGTCAAATG CCTTGCTTCATTGGTTAAAAAGATCAGTGAGCCATGGGTTGTTGAGATGACTGAGAAGTTATGCTATAAGTTGCTGAATGGGAAAGATCAACATCGTGACATTGCGAGCATAGCTTTGAAGACAATTATTTCTGAAGTCACTACTCCATCTCTTGCACAATCTATTCATGCTTCACTAACTCCAGAGTTGACAAGAGCAATAACTGCCCCG GACAAAAGCACAGAGATAAAATGTGAATGTCTTGATATATTATGTGATGTCCTGCATAAATTTGGAAGCCTAATGGCTAGTGATCATGAGGTGCTATTAACTGCACTTTTGACTCAATTGAGTTCCAATCAAGCCAGTGTAAGAAAGAAGACTGTTTCATGCATTG CATCTCTTGCATCAAGCTTGTCAGATGATCTGTTGGCAAAGGCAACAGTTGACGTTGTTCACAATTTAAGATGTAAGGGCTCAAAACCTGATATGATTCGTACAAAGATTCAAATGATTGGGGCCTTAAG TCGTGCTGTTGGATATCGCTTTGGACCTCATCTTGGAGACACCGTGCCAGTGCTGATTGACTATTGCACAAGTGCGTCAGAGAACGATGAAGAGCTTCGTGAATACAGTTTGCAG GCACTAGAAAGTTTTCTTCTCAGATGTCCAAGAGATATTGCTTCCTATTGTGATGAAATTCTTCATCTTACTTTGGAATATCTAAGTTATGACCCAAACTTTACTGATAATATGGAGGAAGACACTGAAGATGAGACTCacgaggaggaagaagatga TGATAGTGCAAACGAATACACAGATGATGAAGATGTCAGCTGGAAAGTTCGAAGAGCAGCAGCTAAATGTTTGGCAGCTCTTATTGTATCTCGTCCTgagattttatcaaagttatATGAGGAG GCGTGCCCTAAACTGATTGATAGATTtaaagaaagggaagaaaatgTCAAG ATGGATGTATTCAATACATTTATTGAGTTGCTGCGTCAAACTGGTAATGTTACAAAAGGGCAAATTGACACAGATGAATTGAA CCCAAGATGGTTATTGAAGCAAGAAGTTCCAAAGATTGTTAAATCAATAAATAGACAACTACGAGAGAAATCTATCAAAACAAAG GTTGGTGCATTTTCTGTTTTGAGGGAACTTGTGGTTGTCTTGCCAGACTGCCTTGCAGATCACATTGGATCACTGATTCCAGGAATTGAAAAGGCATTAAAT GACAAATCATCtacttcaaatttgaaaattgaagctCTTGTTTTCACACGATTGGTTTTGTCTTCACATTCACCTTCTGTTTTCCACCCCTACATCAAG GCTCTTTCTAGCCCAGTTATATCTGCTGTTGGTGAGCGGTACTACAAAGTAACTGCGGAGGCATTAAGAGTTTGTGGGGAGCTTGTCCGTGTTGTCCGCCCTAGTATTGAG GGCTTTGGTTTTGATTTCACACCTTACGTTCATCCTATTTATAATGTCATTATGTCATGCTTGACAAACCAAGATCAAGATCAG GAGGTTAAGGAGTGTGCTATTACTTGCATGGGACTTGTCATTTCAACATTTGGTGATAACCTTGCAGCAGAATTACCTTCATGCCTGCCTGTTCTTGTTGACCGGATGGGAAATGAGATAACTAGGCTTACAGCTGTAAAG GCACTTGCTGTCATTGCTGCTTCACAACTGCACATAGATCTCTCATGTGTTTTGGAACATGTACTCACAGAGTTGACGGCATTCCTGCGAAAG GCTAATCGAGCACTAAGGCAGGCAACATTGGGGACACTGAATTCACTAATTGTAGCTTATGGTGACAAAATTGGTGGATCTGCTTATGAAGTTATTATTGTTGAACTTTCAACATTGATAAG TGATTCAGACTTACATATGACTGCTCTTGCCTTGGAGCTCTGCTGCACTTTAATGGCTGACAAGAGGTCAATCCCAAATGTTGGTTTAGCTGTTAGGAATAAAGTTCTTCCGCAGGCTCTGGCATTAATTAAAAGCCCTTTGCTGCAGGGTCAAGCACTTGTG GCTCTGCAAAGCTTTTTTGCAGCCTTAGTCTATTCTGCAAATACAAGTTTTGATGTTTTGTTGGAATCTCTTCTTTCAAGTGCTAAACCATCTCTACAGTCTGGTGGGGTTGCTAAACAGGCTCTTTACTCTATAGCCCAGTGTATAGCTGTACTCTGCCTGGCTGCTGGTGATCACAAATGCTCAACAACAGTGAAAATGCTCACTGACATTCTTAAAGATGATAGCAGCACAAATTCA GCTAAGCAGCACCTTGCATTGCTATGTCTGGGTGAGATTGGGAGGAGGAAAGATCTGAGCTCACATGCACACATAGAAACTATTATCATAGAATCCTTTCAATCTCCTTTTGAAGAGATCAAGTCTGCTGCGTCTTATGCTCTTGGGAACATCGCTGTTGGtaatttatccaaatttttacCATTTATCTTGGACCAGATTGATAATCAACAGAAGAAACAATATCTCCTGCTACATTCTCTGAAGGAG GTTATAGTGAGGCAATCTGTAGATAAAGCAGAATTTCAGGAGTCTAGTGTTGAGACaatacttaaattattatttaaccattGTGAAAGTGATGAAGAAGGTGTCCGTAATGTGGTAGCCGAGTGCTTGGGTAAAATTGCACTTATTGAGCCAGCAAAACTTGTCCCGGCATTAAAG GTGAGAACCGCTAGCCCAGCAGCATTCAATAGGGCGACTGTTGTCATTGCGGTAAAGTATTCTATAGTGGAGCGGCCAGAGAAGATTGATGAGATTATACACCCTGAAATCTCATCATTCCTTATGCTTATAAAGGATCAAGACAGG CATGTCAGGCGTGCAGCTGTGTTGGCTTTGAGTACATTTGCTCACAATAAGCCAAATCTCATTAAGGGTCTTCTTCAAGAACTGCTGCCACTTCTTTACGATCAAACAATTGTTAAG AAAGATCTTATTAGAACGGTCGATCTTGGTCCTTTCAAGCATACTGTTGATGATGGACTTGAGTTGAGGAAAGCTGCCTTTGAATGTGTAGATACATTGCTTGACAGTTGTCTTGATCAAGTGAACCCTTCATCTTTCATTGTACCTTATCTAAAGTCTGGTCTTGAAG ATCATTATGATGTTAAAATGCCTTGTCATCTTATTCTTTCTAAGCTTGCAGATAAGTGTCCATCTGCTGTATTAGCAG TGTTGGACTCATTGGTGGACCCTCTCCAAAAGACTATCATCTTTAAGCCAAAGCAAGATGCTGTCAAGCAAGAAGTAGATCGTAATGAAGACATGATTCGCAGTGCCCTTCGAGCAATCGCATCCTTGAATCGAATAAG TGGAGGAGATTGCAGCCTTAAATTCAAGAGTCTTATGAGCGAAATTTCGAAATCTCCTGTGCTATGGGACAAATATTACTCCATCCGAAACGAGTGA
- the LOC123193594 gene encoding survival of motor neuron-related-splicing factor 30-like isoform X1: MQGGQELSIEELFSNLSTYKEQLQQVRQLLVDDPGNSEYADMEKELTEVVLCVVMSSMLSSHLISDVITLTEELLATAKQNTVSGSDTGTSNNAFPSLLQSDGNKTESGGISAHHRDFTVGTKVQAVWSEDGEWYDGTVEAITPNGYYVAFDGWGNKEEVDPANVRPIQVNALLEAEKVAEATKQAIKRKIEQAAAIDFQSRSLPAKLRINPEDPEDVKAAKRKKIHAFKSKVRFEQLEVSQNKRQNAWQQFQTTKGKTKKVGFFSGRKRESIFKSPDDPQGKVGVTGSGKGLTEFQKREKHLHLKGGGNAEIEE, translated from the exons ATGCAAGGGGGACAAGAGTTGAGTATAGAAGAGCTCTTTTCAAATCTTTCTACGTATAAAGAACAGCTTCAACAG GTCAGACAACTTTTGGTTGATGATCCTGGAAACTCTGAATATGCAGATATGGAAAAGGAGCTCACTGAG GTGGTGCTATGTGTCGTGATGTCAAGCATGCTTTCCTCTCACCTGATTTCCGAT GTGATTACTCTGACTGAGGAACTCCTTGCAACTGCAAAACAAAATACGGTTTCTGGATCTGATACTGGAACAAGTAATAATGCATTTCCTAGTTTACTCCAGTCTGATGGAAATAAAACG GAATCAGGTGGCATCTCTGCCCATCACCGGGATTTTACAGTGGGCACAAAAGTTCAAGCTGTTTGGAGTGAAGATGGGGAATG GTATGATGGTACTGTTGAGGCTATTACACCAAATGGATATTATGTAGCATTTGATGGTTGGGGTAATAAGGAAGAG GTTGATCCTGCCAATGTAAGGCCCATTCAAGTTAATGCTTTGTTGGAAGCTGAGAAGGTAGCTGAAGCTACAAAACAAGCAATAAAACGGAAAATTGAGCAAGCTGCTGCAATTGACTTTCAGTCACGAAGTTTACCTGCAAAGCTTCGTATAAATCCTGAAGACCCAGAGGATGTA AAAGCCGCCAAACGGAAGAAAATACATGCTTTTAAGTCAAAGGTGAGGTTTGAGCAACTTGAGGTCTCCCAAAACAAGCGACAAAATGCTTGGCAGCAATTCCAGACGACAAAAGGCAAGACTAAGAAG GTAGGTTTCTTCTCGGGTCGCAAACGAGAGAGCATTTTCAAGTCTCCTGATGACCCCCAAGGTAAGGTTGGTGTAACAGGAAGCGGAAAGGGCTTGACAGAGTTTCAGAAAAGGGAAAAGCACCTGCATCTCAAGGGAGGAGGAAATGCTGAGATCGAAGAGTAG
- the LOC123193594 gene encoding survival of motor neuron-related-splicing factor 30-like isoform X2 produces MQGGQELSIEELFSNLSTYKEQLQQVRQLLVDDPGNSEYADMEKELTEVITLTEELLATAKQNTVSGSDTGTSNNAFPSLLQSDGNKTESGGISAHHRDFTVGTKVQAVWSEDGEWYDGTVEAITPNGYYVAFDGWGNKEEVDPANVRPIQVNALLEAEKVAEATKQAIKRKIEQAAAIDFQSRSLPAKLRINPEDPEDVKAAKRKKIHAFKSKVRFEQLEVSQNKRQNAWQQFQTTKGKTKKVGFFSGRKRESIFKSPDDPQGKVGVTGSGKGLTEFQKREKHLHLKGGGNAEIEE; encoded by the exons ATGCAAGGGGGACAAGAGTTGAGTATAGAAGAGCTCTTTTCAAATCTTTCTACGTATAAAGAACAGCTTCAACAG GTCAGACAACTTTTGGTTGATGATCCTGGAAACTCTGAATATGCAGATATGGAAAAGGAGCTCACTGAG GTGATTACTCTGACTGAGGAACTCCTTGCAACTGCAAAACAAAATACGGTTTCTGGATCTGATACTGGAACAAGTAATAATGCATTTCCTAGTTTACTCCAGTCTGATGGAAATAAAACG GAATCAGGTGGCATCTCTGCCCATCACCGGGATTTTACAGTGGGCACAAAAGTTCAAGCTGTTTGGAGTGAAGATGGGGAATG GTATGATGGTACTGTTGAGGCTATTACACCAAATGGATATTATGTAGCATTTGATGGTTGGGGTAATAAGGAAGAG GTTGATCCTGCCAATGTAAGGCCCATTCAAGTTAATGCTTTGTTGGAAGCTGAGAAGGTAGCTGAAGCTACAAAACAAGCAATAAAACGGAAAATTGAGCAAGCTGCTGCAATTGACTTTCAGTCACGAAGTTTACCTGCAAAGCTTCGTATAAATCCTGAAGACCCAGAGGATGTA AAAGCCGCCAAACGGAAGAAAATACATGCTTTTAAGTCAAAGGTGAGGTTTGAGCAACTTGAGGTCTCCCAAAACAAGCGACAAAATGCTTGGCAGCAATTCCAGACGACAAAAGGCAAGACTAAGAAG GTAGGTTTCTTCTCGGGTCGCAAACGAGAGAGCATTTTCAAGTCTCCTGATGACCCCCAAGGTAAGGTTGGTGTAACAGGAAGCGGAAAGGGCTTGACAGAGTTTCAGAAAAGGGAAAAGCACCTGCATCTCAAGGGAGGAGGAAATGCTGAGATCGAAGAGTAG
- the LOC123193594 gene encoding survival of motor neuron-related-splicing factor 30-like isoform X3 yields MSSMLSSHLISDVITLTEELLATAKQNTVSGSDTGTSNNAFPSLLQSDGNKTESGGISAHHRDFTVGTKVQAVWSEDGEWYDGTVEAITPNGYYVAFDGWGNKEEVDPANVRPIQVNALLEAEKVAEATKQAIKRKIEQAAAIDFQSRSLPAKLRINPEDPEDVKAAKRKKIHAFKSKVRFEQLEVSQNKRQNAWQQFQTTKGKTKKVGFFSGRKRESIFKSPDDPQGKVGVTGSGKGLTEFQKREKHLHLKGGGNAEIEE; encoded by the exons ATGTCAAGCATGCTTTCCTCTCACCTGATTTCCGAT GTGATTACTCTGACTGAGGAACTCCTTGCAACTGCAAAACAAAATACGGTTTCTGGATCTGATACTGGAACAAGTAATAATGCATTTCCTAGTTTACTCCAGTCTGATGGAAATAAAACG GAATCAGGTGGCATCTCTGCCCATCACCGGGATTTTACAGTGGGCACAAAAGTTCAAGCTGTTTGGAGTGAAGATGGGGAATG GTATGATGGTACTGTTGAGGCTATTACACCAAATGGATATTATGTAGCATTTGATGGTTGGGGTAATAAGGAAGAG GTTGATCCTGCCAATGTAAGGCCCATTCAAGTTAATGCTTTGTTGGAAGCTGAGAAGGTAGCTGAAGCTACAAAACAAGCAATAAAACGGAAAATTGAGCAAGCTGCTGCAATTGACTTTCAGTCACGAAGTTTACCTGCAAAGCTTCGTATAAATCCTGAAGACCCAGAGGATGTA AAAGCCGCCAAACGGAAGAAAATACATGCTTTTAAGTCAAAGGTGAGGTTTGAGCAACTTGAGGTCTCCCAAAACAAGCGACAAAATGCTTGGCAGCAATTCCAGACGACAAAAGGCAAGACTAAGAAG GTAGGTTTCTTCTCGGGTCGCAAACGAGAGAGCATTTTCAAGTCTCCTGATGACCCCCAAGGTAAGGTTGGTGTAACAGGAAGCGGAAAGGGCTTGACAGAGTTTCAGAAAAGGGAAAAGCACCTGCATCTCAAGGGAGGAGGAAATGCTGAGATCGAAGAGTAG